From the Choristoneura fumiferana chromosome 15, NRCan_CFum_1, whole genome shotgun sequence genome, the window ggcaactggcTAGTTAAAACATATAAGTAAATGTGTCAAAAATGTATGCAGGTACATAAACAGCAACAGTGCGGTACAGAAGTTGTTTATTGTTCTTATAACCCAAAGTCAAACCAAATCCTGCCACCGCCCGCGGCTATGCTATGGTCGGAGTCGGAGTCGGAGTTGCAAGTGCAAGTGCAAAATGTAGAGCGCAGCGCAAATACGCTTGTGCTGATAAATGACAGCACcactatttataatatatttctatATTTGTGTACTGCCGTACCCGtcctccaaaaaataaaaatcgtaatCACTTGCTCTGTTAAAGTTCCGTAGTACTATTTTTAGAGATATTTGTAACTCTCGGTACGCGGgtcagactcgcacttggccggttttataattTGGAAAATGAACAACTGgaataaaaaatcgttctaACATTACTTACCTCCTATAATGTTCGGCCTTCTCCGTACACTACTCAGCTCATGTAGTTCAAGAACAATTTGAAAGATAGAATTCCTAGTATAAGTATCTCTACGGTAGGGTTTTAGTGTTTTGCTCCCAGCGCGTCTGCCGGTCCCACATGGGGGCCACGGGGCACCAGGCAGTAGCCCTACGACTCACAACCCCCGCCCCCTGCGTCAGGGTCCGCTCTAGCTCCTCTCGACCGCGATCAGGTGGACaacgcgccggcgccggcgccgctcgCTGCAAAAGAGTTCAACGCGCGACGCTCTGCCTGCGCGGTACGTATTTGTCAGACCCACAGATAGCCTACCAATGATGAATATGATTAGATAATACTATTTAACATGCGTGGGATTAGGTATGTCCGCTAAAACTGTACCTAACTAGTTGCTGTGCTGTCTGACGGTACACTGACGGCAGCGTCGGTAGCAGTCGTGTTCATTTGCAAGGTAGAGCTGCGAGTTGAATAATCAAATGCGTCATAAACTCGTTTATGATAAAGTTTAGTTTACTATGCAGCGTGCGTGGTCGATTCTGACACGGAGATGAGACAATAGTTCTATCTGGGGCGGAGTAGATCCTTCAGCGCCGAGCGTCGATCTGGGCTGGAATGTGGATCATTGGATCATGCGAACTTACGTATGGATACGGGTCGCTGGAAATAGCGTCACAGCAATAAAGCTTATCTTTGTGAATGAGAGCTGCGAGAGTAATCTTTCATCTCCCTAATGTATTAAGCTTTCGATAATATGCGCTACACTCGCGGACGTCACGCGTTAGTAGTGGACTAGTGGCGTGGGCAGCGGTGACACTCACAGCTCGAGCAGCCGCGCGGTGAGCGGCGGCAGCTGGCGCAGGCCGGCGCCGCGCCAGCCGcgagcccgcgcccgcgccgcgcccgccgccgcgccgcacgCGCAGCCCGCCGGCAGCACGCCGCACGCCTCGCCCTCCCCTCCCCCgcgccgccccgccccgccccgcccccgccgccagCACCAGCGCCAGCAGCGCCGCCAGCCGCGGGTCGCTCATGTCACCATCCCCGCCGACACCGCACCGTATCAGTATCACTCACACCCCGCGCTCAGCGAGCTCGACTCGACTGTTAACGACCAAGCACGACGCACTCTCGGGTCGCGCGTCGTCGGAGCCACGAGACGACGATGTCGTCACAACAACAGCCGTCCGACGGCGTGCAAGCGTCGCTCGACCCTGGTACGACACGTGTGCCCGCGTGTGTCGCGCGGCGCGGACTGGCGGCCGGAGGCGCCCTCCCccgccccgccgcccccgcgcccgccgccgtcgCCGCGGAGTCTGCGGCGCGTCCTCCTCCGGTACATTCATCTCCGCGCGATCCCATCTCTCCGCCGAACCCTTCGCGACGAAACTACGTTATCATCTTAACCGTAAGAACATTCGATAACAGACTCGATACCAGCTTTTCTAGCTCTATTTAAATTTCAGTCAATTAACGAGAGATCAAAGTTGGTTTTTGCTGCGTAGGATCCGATCCCACGTTAGTATTCTAAGCGTTGCaaaggtttttatttaattttttatataaggGGGGTAAACGAGCATgaaggtcacctgatgggaagcaatgaccatcgcccatggacacctttCAACACGAAAGGTATCACAGGtgcacatgaaactaccgtgagactcactcatattaaatataatgacccggataactcacgtccttaaattgaaacatgtcgagctaaactcgatttaaggacgtgagttatccgggtcattatatttaatatttagtatcacaggtgcgttgccagccctttgagagactgataggcttgttttttaaagatccctgaGCTGGTTCCACATTTTAGTtgtgcgtggaaaaaagttttgcttaaagcggacggtgctagattgccaatcatcaaggtcGTGAGGATTAAAGACTCGATTTACGAACTTTGATCAAGTACACGCACATCACTTTTCCCAGGAAGcgagaaaatataaaaaaaaaacttataatcaGACGTACAATTAAATCATATTATTGTCCTACTGCTTTTGCATGTTTATGGTTATTTAATAGAGCCATTTTAATGTATAGGTATTTAGATTAGACAATACTGAATGCTCCCCGGCTTATTTTATTTCCACTcttgcttttgcccgcgactctatcTAAGAttggtttatcgctatcccgtgggaactgtgctttttttcggaataaaaactatcttatgtccttcccaaagTCTCTAGTAAGTATGTCGTTATATTCGTGTAAATCGATTGCGGTTTAAACACGAAAAGGTTCGTAACAGACTGAcagatagataaatacttacttaatattaatacttacttaataattgTTCATTTCGTGTTGTATGTAATTTGCAaagtgcgaataaatatttctatttctatttctatttctataagcAGAATTACTTTTGCGTTTATAGTATTAATAAGGGAAGAGGATATCAGAGACTGCCGCGGGCCAACTTCTTAATTCAGGCACGCGCAAATACCTTCCAGGCGATGGGGTTAATGTACGCTCAGTAAATGTCGATTCGGAATGTAGGACAATAATGGACGACCTATGGCAACTTATGGTAAATGCCAAATTACATGAGGATACGAATTTTCAGGTCGTACATTATTGTGGTACATTCCGGGTCTACAAGTATACTAAATCATGCTTTTTTTCAGTTTTCAAACCAATAGTATAACTTTAAAGGGGGTgaggggcgctcgattttcaacaaaaatttgcactaaagttgaatatttcgcaaaaaagcACTGTAGCGAAGTACTTATATCGTCTTTACAATCCTAACGATAAT encodes:
- the LOC141435919 gene encoding uncharacterized protein — translated: MYRRRTRRRLRGDGGGRGGGGAGEGASGRQSAPRDTRGHTCPTRGWRRCWRWCWRRGRGGAGRRGGGEGEACGVLPAGCACGAAAGAARARARGWRGAGLRQLPPLTARLLELDVSHNNITTLPRDALQPAAELRDLNLSANRLESVSAGALAGEDAAEGGEGGARLARLALDGCGLAALPAHALRRLHHLHYLSVSTVASRVSRLASRELS